A part of Desulfobacter sp. genomic DNA contains:
- a CDS encoding molybdenum cofactor biosynthesis protein MoaB, whose translation MSTLLHKKSGPRELKIAVISVSTTRKLEEDKSGSWIKKQAKKEGHEVVIHQVVTDDITAITELLTHVVDRVCPHAVIMTGGTGLSPKDVTIEAVRPMFDKELTSFGPVFAQLSFEEIDSAAIMSRATAGIVGQTVIFCMPGSIKACKLACNALIFPELTHILKHIKE comes from the coding sequence ATGAGCACCCTACTGCATAAAAAATCCGGGCCCCGGGAACTGAAGATCGCCGTAATATCGGTGTCCACCACCCGGAAACTGGAAGAGGACAAAAGCGGATCATGGATCAAAAAACAGGCAAAAAAAGAAGGGCACGAGGTGGTGATCCACCAGGTGGTCACCGACGACATCACCGCCATCACTGAATTGCTCACCCATGTGGTGGACCGGGTCTGTCCCCATGCCGTGATCATGACCGGCGGCACAGGCCTGAGCCCCAAGGATGTCACCATAGAAGCGGTCCGCCCCATGTTTGACAAGGAACTGACCTCCTTCGGGCCGGTGTTTGCCCAGCTCAGCTTTGAAGAGATTGATTCCGCCGCCATCATGTCCCGGGCCACCGCAGGCATTGTCGGACAGACCGTGATTTTCTGCATGCCCGGCAGCATCAAAGCCTGTAAACTGGCATGTAATGCATTGATATTCCCCGAACTGACCCACATCCTCAAACATATAAAGGAATAA
- a CDS encoding molybdenum cofactor biosynthesis protein MoaE, which yields MDLPAMINAMKNHPEISKAGMVLYHNGIVRATARDGREVTGLEVKVDGGKLEEILAEARAVPGIVDVKVHINADRPLTVGDDVMFLAVAGDIRENVLETLTTTLNRIKAEATSKTQVFA from the coding sequence ATGGATTTGCCTGCAATGATCAATGCAATGAAAAATCATCCGGAGATTTCCAAGGCCGGGATGGTGCTGTACCATAACGGGATTGTCCGGGCCACCGCCAGGGACGGCCGGGAGGTCACCGGTCTTGAGGTGAAGGTGGACGGCGGGAAGCTGGAGGAAATTCTGGCCGAAGCCAGGGCCGTGCCCGGCATCGTGGATGTCAAGGTGCATATTAATGCGGACAGGCCCCTGACGGTGGGGGACGATGTCATGTTCCTGGCCGTGGCCGGGGATATACGGGAAAATGTACTTGAGACCCTTACCACTACCCTGAACCGGATTAAGGCCGAGGCCACATCCAAGACCCAGGTCTTTGCCTGA
- a CDS encoding DNA recombination protein RmuC, protein MNQLQALITLDQLAFLAAGFMLGVLVCLALARSGVLFFSGRLKDLSSQALYENSRAFMDLAQSHFSGYVREARQDFRAKGDEIRQAVDPVHRVLDKYEQRLGLMEKDRERAYGAISRHLSEMAQTQHLLHRETGNLVKALRVPHVRGRWGEITLKRAAELSGMAEHCDFFEQAASGAGKGALRPDMLVRLPGNRNIVVDAKVPLMAYLDALETEDPQEQKDRLATHASQVLAHVAQLSSKRYTGAFSPSPEFVVLFIPGENFFSAALSARPDLIDKGIDQGVVLATPTTLIALLKTVSYSWVQQKGYENAEEIRNLGGELFTRLSTMAGHMNRLGKDIEKTAATFNRTVGAMETRVMASARKLDRLSVSRTPLPDLADIDEEKAVARRLEENQSDE, encoded by the coding sequence ATGAATCAATTGCAGGCCCTGATTACCCTGGACCAGCTCGCATTCCTTGCAGCGGGGTTTATGTTGGGCGTGTTGGTCTGCCTGGCCCTGGCCCGGTCCGGGGTGCTGTTTTTTTCCGGGCGGCTAAAGGATTTATCCAGCCAGGCATTATATGAAAATTCCAGGGCCTTCATGGACCTGGCCCAGTCCCATTTCAGCGGGTATGTCAGGGAGGCCCGGCAGGATTTCAGGGCCAAAGGGGATGAGATCCGCCAGGCCGTGGACCCGGTCCACCGGGTCCTGGATAAATACGAACAGCGCCTGGGACTCATGGAAAAGGACCGGGAGCGGGCCTACGGGGCCATCAGCCGGCATCTTTCGGAAATGGCCCAGACCCAGCACCTGCTCCACAGGGAGACCGGCAATCTGGTCAAGGCATTGCGGGTGCCCCATGTCCGGGGGCGATGGGGGGAGATTACCCTGAAACGGGCGGCGGAGCTGTCAGGCATGGCCGAACACTGCGATTTCTTTGAGCAGGCGGCATCGGGCGCAGGCAAAGGGGCACTGCGGCCGGACATGCTGGTCCGCCTGCCCGGGAACCGGAATATCGTGGTGGATGCCAAGGTGCCGCTGATGGCCTATCTGGATGCCCTGGAAACCGAAGATCCCCAGGAGCAGAAAGACCGCCTGGCCACCCACGCAAGCCAGGTGCTGGCCCATGTGGCCCAGCTTTCATCTAAAAGATATACGGGGGCTTTCAGTCCCAGCCCCGAGTTTGTGGTGCTGTTTATTCCCGGGGAAAACTTTTTTTCAGCGGCCCTGTCCGCCCGCCCGGACCTCATTGACAAGGGCATTGACCAGGGAGTGGTCCTGGCCACCCCTACCACCCTGATCGCCCTGCTCAAAACGGTCTCCTATTCCTGGGTACAGCAAAAGGGGTATGAAAATGCCGAGGAAATACGGAACCTTGGAGGGGAGTTGTTTACCCGCCTTTCCACCATGGCCGGACATATGAACCGCCTGGGCAAGGACATTGAAAAAACCGCCGCCACATTCAACCGGACCGTGGGAGCCATGGAGACACGGGTGATGGCCTCGGCCCGGAAACTGGACCGTCTTTCCGTTTCAAGGACGCCGCTGCCGGACCTGGCGGATATTGACGAGGAGAAGGCGGTGGCAAGACGCCTGGAGGAAAATCAAAGTGATGAATAA
- the pyrR gene encoding bifunctional pyr operon transcriptional regulator/uracil phosphoribosyltransferase PyrR — MTKKKNILNDQDFKRIITRIAYEIIETHKGVQNLALVGIQTRGDYLAKRLADQIRDIEGSDLPVGSMDINMYRDDWTKISHQPTVRPSKIPFSVDDKNIILVDDVLYTGRTIRAAMESLMDFGRPARIELAILVDRGHRELPIQGDYKGISVDTDTTDMIHVHVKEHDGDDCVYKELV, encoded by the coding sequence ATGACTAAGAAGAAAAACATCCTGAACGACCAGGATTTCAAACGGATCATCACCCGGATCGCCTATGAAATTATCGAGACCCATAAAGGGGTGCAGAACCTGGCCCTGGTGGGCATCCAGACCCGGGGAGATTATCTGGCCAAACGCCTGGCCGATCAGATCCGGGACATCGAAGGCAGCGACCTTCCCGTGGGCTCAATGGACATCAACATGTACCGGGACGACTGGACCAAAATCAGCCACCAGCCCACGGTGCGCCCCTCAAAAATCCCCTTTTCCGTGGATGACAAAAATATCATCCTGGTGGACGACGTTCTCTACACCGGCAGGACCATCCGGGCGGCCATGGAATCCCTGATGGATTTCGGCCGGCCCGCCCGCATCGAACTGGCCATCCTGGTGGACCGGGGACACAGGGAACTGCCCATCCAGGGCGATTACAAAGGCATCAGTGTCGATACCGACACCACGGACATGATCCATGTCCATGTCAAGGAACACGACGGCGACGATTGTGTATACAAGGAACTGGTTTAA
- a CDS encoding substrate-binding domain-containing protein codes for MNAKKLMFGLMAALMVMFFMTAAQAGTKKDLMMATTTSTDNTGLLDYLMPYFEKDTGITIEWTATGTGKALKLGKGCDVDVLLVHAPPAEKKYIADGFGKDRREIMYNDFVIIGPKADPAGIKGKNISDALAAVKSKEALFMSRGDDSGTNKKEKLLWKNAGIPLPDKEAWYVQTGQGMLATINVAQERKGYTMTDRGTYIKYQDQQGGNAPLTVLVEGDDILLNQYAVLTLNPKNCPNAKYELAVKFSDWMASDAAQKKIAEFRLLGKKLFIPNAK; via the coding sequence ATGAATGCGAAAAAGCTGATGTTTGGTTTAATGGCCGCCCTAATGGTAATGTTTTTTATGACAGCGGCCCAGGCCGGTACAAAAAAGGACCTGATGATGGCCACCACCACCAGCACCGACAACACGGGCCTGCTGGATTACCTCATGCCCTATTTTGAAAAAGATACCGGCATTACCATCGAATGGACCGCCACCGGCACCGGCAAGGCGCTGAAACTGGGCAAGGGCTGCGATGTGGATGTGCTTTTGGTCCATGCACCGCCCGCAGAAAAAAAATACATTGCCGACGGATTCGGCAAGGACCGCCGGGAAATCATGTACAATGACTTTGTGATCATCGGCCCCAAAGCCGACCCTGCCGGCATCAAAGGCAAAAATATCTCCGACGCACTTGCTGCGGTTAAATCAAAAGAGGCGCTTTTCATGAGCCGCGGTGACGACTCCGGCACCAATAAAAAAGAAAAGCTCCTCTGGAAAAACGCAGGCATCCCCCTTCCCGATAAAGAGGCCTGGTATGTCCAGACCGGACAGGGCATGCTGGCCACCATCAACGTGGCCCAGGAAAGAAAAGGCTACACCATGACTGACCGGGGGACCTACATCAAATACCAGGACCAGCAGGGCGGGAATGCCCCCCTTACCGTTCTGGTGGAAGGGGATGACATCCTACTGAACCAGTACGCGGTGCTGACCCTGAACCCCAAGAACTGCCCCAACGCAAAATACGAACTGGCAGTAAAATTCTCCGACTGGATGGCCTCGGATGCTGCCCAGAAAAAAATCGCTGAATTCAGGCTCCTGGGTAAAAAGCTGTTTATCCCCAATGCCAAATAA
- the moaC gene encoding cyclic pyranopterin monophosphate synthase MoaC: MTKKEFTHLDDQGRVRMVDVGGKAPTKRVAVARGSIAMSEQTLASILDERVKKGNVLETARIAGIMAAKRTWDLIPMCHPINITHARVDFTPDKETHKIHIEAEVSLTEKTGVEMEALTAVSVAALTIYDMCKAYDKAMEISDIHLATKSGGKSGTYISDRAK, from the coding sequence ATGACAAAAAAAGAGTTTACCCACCTGGACGACCAGGGCCGGGTCCGGATGGTGGATGTGGGGGGGAAGGCCCCCACCAAGCGCGTTGCCGTGGCCCGCGGATCCATTGCCATGTCTGAACAGACCCTGGCGTCCATTCTGGATGAGCGGGTGAAAAAGGGCAATGTCCTTGAGACAGCCCGGATCGCCGGGATCATGGCGGCCAAGAGAACCTGGGATCTGATTCCCATGTGCCATCCCATAAATATCACCCATGCCCGGGTGGATTTCACGCCGGATAAGGAAACCCATAAAATCCACATTGAGGCCGAGGTGTCGCTGACGGAAAAGACCGGGGTGGAAATGGAGGCCCTGACTGCCGTATCCGTGGCCGCCCTGACCATTTATGACATGTGCAAGGCCTATGACAAGGCCATGGAGATTTCCGACATCCATCTGGCCACCAAATCCGGAGGCAAGAGCGGCACCTATATTTCGGACAGGGCAAAATGA
- a CDS encoding MltA domain-containing protein: protein MAALAIAAVILICGCGDKRPAEDPSRLPMERLSKGDVPEFRDTLGFKDLEASILQSLVYFTRVPATRVFVYGKDRYDAAHMIRSLETFQAFMGNRPSPAELSRFIRDRYHVYKSVGNTDGEVLFTGYFEPTYRGSLTRGGAFAYPVYSVPNDLFQIDLSKFSEKYKGHKRLMARVDADAGRILPYYARKEINNMQGFHDRAEPLVWLASRVDRFFLEIQGSGRVALDTGEIMRIHYAGTNGNAYRSVGKYLIDKGEVPREKMSMQAIRQWLEANPDRMDEVLHYNESFVFFKNGRGGPYGNIGVTVTPLRSIATDVKVFPRGGLAFVDAALPEYTGQPKEGWEKASFFVLNQDTGGAIKGPGRVDIFCGNGEWAAYTAGHMTAPGQLYFLVLKP, encoded by the coding sequence ATGGCGGCGCTTGCCATTGCTGCAGTGATTTTAATCTGCGGGTGCGGTGACAAGCGTCCGGCCGAAGATCCTTCCCGGCTTCCCATGGAGCGGCTGTCAAAGGGGGATGTCCCAGAATTCAGGGACACCCTGGGATTTAAAGACCTTGAAGCTTCGATCCTCCAGAGCCTGGTTTATTTTACCCGGGTGCCGGCAACCCGGGTCTTTGTCTACGGGAAGGACCGGTACGATGCCGCGCATATGATCCGCTCCCTTGAGACCTTCCAGGCCTTTATGGGGAATCGGCCTTCGCCTGCTGAACTTTCCCGGTTTATCCGGGACCGTTACCATGTCTATAAAAGTGTGGGCAACACCGACGGCGAGGTACTGTTCACCGGGTATTTTGAGCCCACCTACCGGGGGAGCCTCACCCGGGGGGGGGCGTTTGCCTATCCGGTTTATTCCGTGCCGAATGATCTGTTCCAGATTGACCTGTCGAAGTTTTCCGAAAAATACAAGGGGCATAAGCGCCTCATGGCAAGGGTGGATGCTGACGCCGGCCGGATTCTACCCTACTATGCCAGAAAAGAGATCAACAATATGCAGGGCTTTCATGACCGGGCCGAGCCCCTGGTCTGGCTGGCCAGCCGGGTGGACCGGTTTTTCCTTGAAATCCAGGGGTCGGGCCGGGTGGCCCTGGATACCGGTGAGATCATGCGCATCCACTATGCCGGGACCAACGGAAATGCTTACAGGTCCGTGGGCAAATACCTCATTGACAAGGGCGAAGTGCCCCGGGAAAAGATGTCCATGCAGGCCATCCGCCAGTGGCTGGAGGCAAATCCCGACCGCATGGATGAGGTCCTTCATTATAACGAGAGCTTTGTGTTCTTTAAAAACGGCAGGGGCGGCCCCTACGGCAACATCGGGGTGACCGTGACCCCCCTGCGGTCCATTGCCACGGATGTGAAGGTCTTTCCCAGGGGCGGCCTGGCATTTGTAGACGCGGCCCTGCCTGAGTATACCGGACAGCCCAAAGAGGGCTGGGAAAAAGCCTCTTTTTTTGTACTGAACCAGGATACGGGCGGCGCCATCAAGGGGCCCGGCCGGGTGGATATTTTTTGCGGGAACGGCGAGTGGGCGGCTTACACTGCCGGGCATATGACCGCACCCGGGCAATTGTACTTTCTGGTACTAAAGCCCTGA
- a CDS encoding cytoplasmic protein: MKKDSHQFIQEYKGLAAFGMGRDTDEETIMFYLQKFSEDTFMKAFLPRLSDTELEEIYLWVNNFLKKHISEDEYHGLFLKDR, encoded by the coding sequence ATGAAAAAAGACAGCCACCAGTTTATCCAGGAATACAAGGGCCTGGCCGCCTTCGGCATGGGCCGGGACACCGACGAGGAAACCATTATGTTCTACCTGCAGAAATTCAGTGAAGACACCTTCATGAAAGCCTTTCTGCCCAGACTCAGCGACACGGAGCTGGAAGAGATATATCTCTGGGTAAACAATTTTTTGAAAAAACATATCTCCGAGGATGAATACCACGGGCTTTTCCTAAAAGACCGTTAG
- a CDS encoding ABC transporter permease, which yields MEFLASGFFKAIELLIRGDASTWSAVSATVQASTWSMAVSLLAGLPCGFCLGYFDFRFKRQVRTLVDTLLALPTVCVGLLVYAFISSRGPLGQFGLLFTLPGIAAGQAILAFPIVTAITASIIENIDEDLKLTLVSLGAGKKDIVLTCLWEVRYGILAAAVTAYGRVLTEVGISMMVGGNIKYHTRTITTAIALETNKGMFADGIALGIVLMAIAFGVNLSLSFLRKR from the coding sequence ATGGAGTTTCTTGCTTCAGGCTTTTTTAAAGCCATTGAACTGCTGATCAGGGGAGATGCCTCCACCTGGTCGGCAGTTTCCGCCACGGTCCAGGCCTCCACCTGGTCCATGGCTGTCAGCCTGCTGGCCGGCCTGCCCTGCGGGTTCTGCCTGGGCTATTTTGATTTCAGATTCAAACGCCAGGTCAGAACCCTGGTGGACACCCTTTTGGCCCTGCCCACTGTCTGCGTGGGCCTTCTGGTATATGCCTTTATTTCATCCCGGGGCCCCCTGGGACAATTCGGCCTGCTCTTCACTCTGCCCGGCATTGCTGCCGGTCAGGCCATCCTGGCATTTCCTATTGTTACGGCCATCACGGCCTCCATCATCGAAAACATAGACGAGGACCTGAAACTGACCCTGGTCTCCCTGGGCGCCGGCAAAAAAGACATCGTCCTCACCTGTCTGTGGGAGGTGCGGTACGGCATCCTGGCGGCGGCGGTGACAGCCTACGGCCGGGTACTTACCGAGGTGGGGATATCCATGATGGTGGGGGGAAATATTAAATACCATACCCGGACCATTACCACGGCCATCGCCCTTGAAACCAACAAGGGGATGTTCGCCGACGGCATCGCCCTGGGAATCGTTCTCATGGCAATTGCCTTCGGGGTCAACCTCAGCCTCTCTTTTTTAAGGAAACGATAA
- a CDS encoding molybdenum cofactor guanylyltransferase produces the protein MIRTTAEENTLKKIECTGVILAGGTNSRLPGKKKTFYRVGEASMLEKLSALFETLFDEVILVVNDPGAFAGADAMVVRDIIPARCALAGLHAGLFYASNPWIYATACDVPFANEKIIRHLWGARAKGKEIVIPRTREGLEPLSAFYNKSCIPRIEKSLADNIFMIKRFFKAKKVREIAPEALEKLDPQMRFKFNVNTPEDLAVARAMAGNKG, from the coding sequence ATGATTCGGACAACTGCGGAAGAGAACACCTTGAAAAAAATTGAATGTACCGGTGTCATTCTGGCAGGCGGGACAAACAGCCGCCTGCCCGGAAAGAAGAAAACCTTTTACCGGGTGGGGGAGGCCTCCATGCTGGAGAAGCTCTCCGCCCTCTTTGAGACGCTCTTTGATGAAGTGATCCTGGTGGTCAACGATCCCGGCGCCTTTGCCGGAGCCGACGCCATGGTCGTGAGGGATATCATCCCTGCCCGGTGCGCCCTGGCCGGCCTTCATGCCGGGCTGTTTTACGCCTCCAATCCCTGGATCTATGCCACTGCCTGCGATGTGCCCTTTGCCAATGAGAAAATTATCCGCCACCTCTGGGGGGCCAGGGCGAAAGGAAAGGAGATTGTCATTCCCAGAACCCGGGAAGGTCTGGAACCTTTGTCCGCTTTCTATAACAAATCCTGCATCCCCAGGATTGAAAAAAGTCTGGCAGACAATATCTTTATGATCAAGCGGTTTTTCAAGGCCAAGAAGGTAAGAGAGATTGCGCCGGAAGCACTTGAAAAACTTGATCCGCAGATGCGGTTCAAATTTAACGTTAACACCCCGGAAGACCTGGCTGTCGCAAGGGCGATGGCCGGTAATAAAGGATGA
- a CDS encoding energy-coupling factor ABC transporter ATP-binding protein: protein MAAPLYQLTGVSHFYGHKKVLEIDRLDIPQGAILGLSGPNGSGKSTLLKLLAFAMSPTQGQIYFKGRPEHPMSPRVRSRVSLLTQRPYLLKRTVLDNVVYGLKIRKDKKELHRRAAEALDAVGLNFGEFKDRAWHQLSGGEAQRVAMAARLILHPRALLLDEPVASVDTQSAGLIRRASLAARDAWGCTLIIVSHDLIWLNECSDTRISMHKGRIFSTQKESIIPPPYTKKSGQTLKLTENDGYIILPPPTGDTAVIPQDSIRIAGTGDPGGDDNNRVNARIIEMILDKRNGNILTSFSMNGFSITLSLDRDQVARRSLQPGKEVVLTFNSSDINWR, encoded by the coding sequence ATGGCCGCCCCCCTTTACCAACTCACCGGTGTCAGCCATTTTTACGGCCATAAAAAAGTGCTGGAAATCGACCGTTTGGATATCCCCCAGGGGGCGATTCTGGGCCTCTCAGGCCCCAACGGCAGCGGCAAAAGCACTCTGCTCAAGCTGCTCGCCTTTGCCATGTCCCCCACCCAGGGCCAAATCTATTTTAAGGGAAGACCGGAACACCCCATGTCCCCCCGGGTCAGGTCGAGGGTCAGTCTTTTGACCCAGCGGCCCTACCTGCTCAAGCGGACGGTGCTGGACAACGTCGTTTACGGCCTTAAGATAAGGAAGGATAAAAAAGAGCTTCACCGGCGGGCGGCAGAGGCCCTGGATGCCGTGGGCCTGAACTTCGGCGAATTCAAGGACAGGGCATGGCACCAGCTCTCCGGGGGCGAAGCCCAGCGGGTGGCCATGGCCGCCCGGCTCATCCTCCACCCCAGGGCCCTTCTGCTGGACGAACCCGTGGCCAGTGTGGACACCCAGAGCGCAGGGCTCATCCGCAGGGCATCGCTTGCGGCCCGGGATGCCTGGGGATGCACCCTGATCATCGTCAGCCATGATTTAATCTGGCTCAACGAGTGCAGCGACACCCGGATTTCCATGCACAAGGGACGGATTTTCTCCACCCAAAAAGAGAGCATTATCCCGCCGCCCTATACAAAGAAATCGGGCCAAACCCTTAAGCTGACGGAGAACGACGGGTATATCATCCTGCCGCCGCCCACCGGGGACACGGCCGTCATCCCCCAAGACAGCATCCGTATCGCTGGGACCGGTGACCCGGGAGGGGATGATAACAACCGGGTCAATGCCCGGATTATTGAAATGATCCTGGATAAAAGAAACGGCAACATCCTGACCTCATTTTCAATGAATGGATTTTCCATCACCCTGAGCCTGGACAGGGACCAGGTAGCCCGGCGTTCTCTTCAGCCGGGAAAGGAGGTGGTGCTTACCTTTAATTCTTCGGATATCAACTGGCGGTAA